The DNA sequence ATGGCTGAAACGAATTTTATAAAGTATCTCGAGTGGATTAAACACCGCCCCGTAGAGGTTCGTTTTATTGAATTGATGCAAATGGGTGATCACCCAGAGTATTTTGAACAGCACCATATAGCAGGGGATGGCTTCAAAACTCTCTTGCTACGACAGGGGTGGGAGCAGCAAATTAGAGCTCACAATGCCGGCCCTGCTCAAGTTTTTCATCACCCCGATTACGCCGGTAAAATTGGTTTAATCATGCCATACTCTAACGATTTTTGTGCCAGCTGCAATCGCTTAAGAATTTCATCACTTGGAAAATTACACCTTTGTTTATTTGGTGAAGAGGGCGTCGACTTACGAGATTTATTGTCAAATAGCGCCCAGCAAGATCAGTTAATGCAACGAATTGAAACCGCCTTGCAAACCAAAAAAGTGAGTCATTTCCTTCACGACGGCAACACCGGCGCTACTCCCCACCTCGCTTCTATCGGCGGCTAAGTTTAAGTGCGTGATAGAAATCACGCACTATACTTGATCTAAGTCAATCATTCACACAAACACCTCTTTAGAGGTATGTTATTGAATGTTAATAACTTCTACGCTTATTCCAATAGAAACCTAAGGGGTTTTGTCGTTTGGGTAAAGCCCAGTTTGGAAAGGAACGAGGATGTCGGTAGATCTGTCTAAACGGCGTATGTTTGGAAGCAGTCCAACGGCTCACAATAAACAACATCACTCTTTGCCTTGGTTAATCGAAGCAATCGACAAGGGCTGTAGCCAATGTGGAGAATGCTCAAAAGCGTGCCCAGAGAAGATTATTGTCAAAGGAAGTGGTGGTTTTCCTACCATTGATTTTACAAAAGGTGAATGTACGTTTTGTTACCAGTGTGCCGAATCTTGCCCTGAATCTTTGTTTCATCTTGAAGAACACCCCGCTTGGACTAATTCAGTCGTGGTTAATGGCGCTAACTGCTTAGCTCAAAATGGCGTTTATTGTCGTACTTGCAGTGATAGCTGTGATCAACGAGCGATATCGATTAAACCATTGTTAGCCGGAAAAGCTGAGGTCAATATCGACTCGGTAGAATGTAATAGTTGTGGTGCTTGTATTTCTGTATGCCCCAGCAATGCCATTGAAATTAAGGAAGTTGGATGAACGACGAGTACCACATTAGTAGCGCAGTGGTGATGTGTCAGCCTGACCGAATCACTGAAGTTATCGACCAAATAAGCAGTTTAGCTGGATTAGAGGTACATGGTTTTAACCCCGAGGGAAAAATTGTTGTCTCTATCGAAAGTGAAATGCGCAACAACATCGTAACGACCCTAGAAGATATCGGAAAGTTGGAAGCGGTGCTAAGCAGTAATTTAGTATTCCACCAATTTGAATCAGCCAATGAGGACGCATCATGAAATGGACACGCCGACAATTTGTTAAAGCGAATGCGGTCAGTGCCGCCGCCACCGTGGCCGGTATCACTATACCGGCCAGTGCGACAAATCTAATTACCACTTCTGAAGAAACAAAAGTGACCTGGGATAAGGCCGCCTGTCGATTTTGTGGTACTGGTTGTAGTGTGTTAGTCGGCTCGCAAAATGGCAAAGTAGTCGCTACCCAAGGTGACCCTGAATCGCCGGTAAACAAAGGTTTAAACTGTATTAAAGGTTACTTCCTTTCTAAAATTATGTACGGAAAAGACCGCTTAACTACGCCTTTATTGCGTATGAAAGACGGTAAATTTGACAAAAATGGCGAGTTTGCTCCGGTTTCTTGGGACCAAGCTTTCGATATTATGGCTGAAAAATGGAAACAGGCGCTTGCTGATAAAGGGCCAACCTCTGTCGGTATGTTTGGTTCAGGCCAGTGGACTGTTTGGGAGGGTTACGCTGCCGCCAAGTTACATAAAGCGGGGTTCTTAACCAATAACCTCGATCCTAATGCACGCCATTGTATGGCTTCAGCAGTAGGGGGCTTTATGCGTACCTTCGGGATCGATGAGCCGATGGGTTGTTACGATGATCTTGAAGCGGCTGATTCGTTTGTGCTTTGGGGCTCGAATATGGCCGAAATGCATCCGATTCTATGGTCACGATTAACCGATCGTCGTTTATCTGCTCCTCACGTTAAAGTTCATGTCTTATCTACCTTTGAACATCGTAGTTTTGAGTTGGCGGATAACGGGATGGTATTTACCCCGCAAACAGATTTAGCCATTCTCAACTATATCGCCCATTACATAATTGAGAATGACAAAGTTAACTGGGATTTTGTTAACAAACATACTCATTTTAAACGCGGTGAAACGGATATCGGTTATGGTTTACGCCCAGAACATCCCTTGCAGAAAGCCGCTGCGAACCCCGATTCTGGAAAAATGACCGATATGAGTTTCGATGAATATCGCGAGTTCCTAAAAGACTACAATCTAGACGCGGTGGTTAAACTGTCAGGCGTACCAGCAGAAAAACTCGAAGCGTTAGCAAAAGATTACGCCGATCCCAATGTCAAAGTGACGTCGTTCTGGACTATGGGCTTTAACCAGCATACCCGTGGCGTTTGGGCAAACTGTTCTTGTTACAATATTCATTTGTTAACGGGCAAAATTTCCGAGCCGGGTAATAGCCCGTTCTCGTTAACAGGGCAACCATCGGCCTGTGGCACTGCACGCGAAGTGGGAACATTCTCGCATCGTTTACCTGCCGATATGGTGGTGAATAACCCCAAACATAGAAAAATTGCAGAAGATATTTGGCAGCTTCCCGAAGGTGCTATTCCGCCCAAACCTGGCTACCACGCCGTATTACAAAATCGGATGCTGAAAGACGGTAAACTTAACGCATATTGGGTCATGTGTAACAACAATATGCAGGCCGCACCCAATATTAATGAGGAAGGTTTACCCGGTTACCGAAATCCTGAAAACTTTATTGTGGTCTCTGACCCGTACCCCACGGTGACAGCTCAAGCCGCGGATTTGATTTTGCCAACCGCCATGTGGGTTGAAAAAGAAGGCGCTTATGGTAACGCTGAACGTCGTACTCAATTCTGGCATCAACAGGTGTCACCACCAGGTGACGCTAAATCTGATTTATGGCAGTTAGTTGAGTTTTCGAAACGCTTCACTGTAGAAGAAGTATGGCCAGCTGAGCTAATAGCTAAGAAGCCTGAGTATAAAGGTAAAACCCTCTATGATGTGCTTTACCGTAACGGTGTGGTGGATCAATATCCAGTCGAACAGGTTGATGCTAAGTTAAATGATGAATCAAAAGACTTTGGTTTTTACCTGCAAAAAGGGTTATTTGAAGAATACGCCTTGTTTGGCCGTGGCCATGCCCATGACTTAGCCCCATTTGATACCTACCACAAAGTGCGTGGACTACGTTGGCCCGTCGTGAATGGAGAAGAAACGCGGTGGCGTTTCCGTGAAGGCTCAGACCCTTATGTAAAACCAGGTCAAGAAGTACACTTTTATGGTAAGCCAGATGGTAAAGCGTTCATTATTGCTACGCCTTTTGAGCCTGCTGCAGAGTCTCCAGATGAAGAGTTTGATTTGTGGCTAAGCACGGGGCGTGTTTTGGAGCATTGGCACTCTGGGTCGATGACACGACGTGTACCGGAACTCTATCGAGCCTTTCCTGATGCAGTGTTATTTATTCATCCAGAGGATGCAAAGCAACGTGGATTTAAACGAGGTGATGAAGTACTCATTCAATCACGCCGCGGTGAAGTTAAATCACGTATTGAAACTCGCGGCCGAAACCGTCCGCCAAAAGGCCTTGTATTTATGCCTTGGTTCGATGCCAAGCAGCTAACCAATAAGCTCACTTTAGATGCCACAGACCCTCTCTCAAAAGAGACTGACTTTAAAAAGTGTGCCGTGAAGTTAGTGAAGGTTTAACGCAATTGAGAAGTATTGAGAGCCCCTCGCTGTTAATACTTCGTTAGAAAAGTTTGCCAAGGTGGCGGAGAGAGTATTATGAAAATGCGAGTATTAATGTCCGGCTTTATAACCAGCCTTCTGCTTTGCGGAGCCGTTGTAGCCAATGATTACGTAAGTAATGGTGGGGTCGCCTCATTAAGAGGTGATACTGAGTTAAATACTCAGAAACAGGCCGCCAATCTAAAACATGTCGTAGAACAGGATAAACCTTACGAAAGTGACTATGTGTTTCAACCACCGTTGATACCGCATCAAATACGTCACTATGAAATGAGTTTAAACGCCAATAAATGTTTGTCTTGTCATAGTTGGAAGAATGCTCGCGAAAGTGGAGCAACTAAGATCAGTGTGACTCACTATGAAGCTCGAGATGGTCAAGTGTTAGCGGATGTGTCTCCTCGTCGTTATTTCTGTTTACAGTGCCATGTGCCTCAAAATGAAGCCGCGCCGTTGATAGAAAATGATTACCAACGTGTTGAGTCATTACGCTAAATACAAGTTTAACCAGAGGCTAAATTATGAAGTTACTAAAAGCATTTTGGCGAAAACTCAGTACACCCAGCAAAGCTGCTGTGGGTGTAGTGTTAGCGCTCGGTTTTACCGGTGGTATTCTATTTTGGGGTGCCTTTAACACGGGAATGGAAGCCACTAATACCGAGGCTTTTTGTTCAGGTTGTCATGCGCCGATTGTTGCTGAAATTCAAGAAACTATTCACTACTCTAACCGTTCAGGAGTGCGGGCTATCTGTTCCGATTGCCATGTACCACATAATTGGACCGATAAAATTGTTCGTAAGGTACAAGCCAGTAAAGAGTTGATAGCCTTTGCTATGGGAACAATTAGCACCCAAGAGAAATTTGAGGAACGGCGCGGTTACTTAGCTGGCAGAGAATGGCATCGTATGAAAGAAAATGATTCACAGGAATGTCGTAACTGTCATGAGTTTGAATTTATGGACTT is a window from the Agarivorans sp. TSD2052 genome containing:
- a CDS encoding NapC/NirT family cytochrome c; the encoded protein is MKLLKAFWRKLSTPSKAAVGVVLALGFTGGILFWGAFNTGMEATNTEAFCSGCHAPIVAEIQETIHYSNRSGVRAICSDCHVPHNWTDKIVRKVQASKELIAFAMGTISTQEKFEERRGYLAGREWHRMKENDSQECRNCHEFEFMDFSEQRPRSVAQHSDALASGEKTCVDCHKGIAHRLPDMSGVEGWQ
- a CDS encoding nitrate reductase cytochrome c-type subunit codes for the protein MRVLMSGFITSLLLCGAVVANDYVSNGGVASLRGDTELNTQKQAANLKHVVEQDKPYESDYVFQPPLIPHQIRHYEMSLNANKCLSCHSWKNARESGATKISVTHYEARDGQVLADVSPRRYFCLQCHVPQNEAAPLIENDYQRVESLR
- a CDS encoding ferredoxin-type protein NapF, which translates into the protein MSVDLSKRRMFGSSPTAHNKQHHSLPWLIEAIDKGCSQCGECSKACPEKIIVKGSGGFPTIDFTKGECTFCYQCAESCPESLFHLEEHPAWTNSVVVNGANCLAQNGVYCRTCSDSCDQRAISIKPLLAGKAEVNIDSVECNSCGACISVCPSNAIEIKEVG
- the moaA gene encoding GTP 3',8-cyclase MoaA, whose amino-acid sequence is MLSDSFDRKFFYLRLSLTDVCNFKCDYCLPDGYHCETPHANLSLSEIELLARCFAKLGTNKIRLTGGEPSLRKDLVEVMQICSQTEGIKQLAMTTNGFKLASHAKRWKEAGLSHVNVSVDSLDPRQFELITGTKTFSKVMRGVDEALNQGFEAVKLNAVLIKHMAETNFIKYLEWIKHRPVEVRFIELMQMGDHPEYFEQHHIAGDGFKTLLLRQGWEQQIRAHNAGPAQVFHHPDYAGKIGLIMPYSNDFCASCNRLRISSLGKLHLCLFGEEGVDLRDLLSNSAQQDQLMQRIETALQTKKVSHFLHDGNTGATPHLASIGG
- the napA gene encoding nitrate reductase catalytic subunit NapA, producing MKWTRRQFVKANAVSAAATVAGITIPASATNLITTSEETKVTWDKAACRFCGTGCSVLVGSQNGKVVATQGDPESPVNKGLNCIKGYFLSKIMYGKDRLTTPLLRMKDGKFDKNGEFAPVSWDQAFDIMAEKWKQALADKGPTSVGMFGSGQWTVWEGYAAAKLHKAGFLTNNLDPNARHCMASAVGGFMRTFGIDEPMGCYDDLEAADSFVLWGSNMAEMHPILWSRLTDRRLSAPHVKVHVLSTFEHRSFELADNGMVFTPQTDLAILNYIAHYIIENDKVNWDFVNKHTHFKRGETDIGYGLRPEHPLQKAAANPDSGKMTDMSFDEYREFLKDYNLDAVVKLSGVPAEKLEALAKDYADPNVKVTSFWTMGFNQHTRGVWANCSCYNIHLLTGKISEPGNSPFSLTGQPSACGTAREVGTFSHRLPADMVVNNPKHRKIAEDIWQLPEGAIPPKPGYHAVLQNRMLKDGKLNAYWVMCNNNMQAAPNINEEGLPGYRNPENFIVVSDPYPTVTAQAADLILPTAMWVEKEGAYGNAERRTQFWHQQVSPPGDAKSDLWQLVEFSKRFTVEEVWPAELIAKKPEYKGKTLYDVLYRNGVVDQYPVEQVDAKLNDESKDFGFYLQKGLFEEYALFGRGHAHDLAPFDTYHKVRGLRWPVVNGEETRWRFREGSDPYVKPGQEVHFYGKPDGKAFIIATPFEPAAESPDEEFDLWLSTGRVLEHWHSGSMTRRVPELYRAFPDAVLFIHPEDAKQRGFKRGDEVLIQSRRGEVKSRIETRGRNRPPKGLVFMPWFDAKQLTNKLTLDATDPLSKETDFKKCAVKLVKV
- a CDS encoding chaperone NapD, producing MNDEYHISSAVVMCQPDRITEVIDQISSLAGLEVHGFNPEGKIVVSIESEMRNNIVTTLEDIGKLEAVLSSNLVFHQFESANEDAS